Proteins encoded within one genomic window of Edaphobacter lichenicola:
- the hydA gene encoding dihydropyrimidinase has translation MGTLIQNGIVVTADGSEKADVLVDGSTVLEVRAGIDPAGHTVVDAAGLFVLPGGIDAHTHMDMPFGGTVSADDFLTGTRAAAIGGTTTIVDFAIQAKGTRMRDALDIWMGKADGKACIDYGLHMIVTDLGSDNGKQGLHDMDDMVREGVASFKLFMAYPNVLMVDDGTIFKALQQTAKNGALVCMHAENGSAIDVIVQQALAEGKTAPVYHALTRPTKAEAEAVNRSIALAEMAGVPVYIVHLSSEDALNQVREARDRGVPAFAETCPQYLLLSIEDQMPGKSFEEAKYVFTPPLREKKNQPKLWDGLATDNLQVVSTDHCPFCFADQKQLGKDDFSKIPNGGPGVENRMQLLYHFGVNAGKISLQRFVEITSTAPARIFGMYPKKGTIAAGSDADIVLWDPEAEHVISAATHNMRCDFSMFEGWKVKGNARQVYSRGELVADGGCYVAAVGRGQYLRREARGGAWQ, from the coding sequence ATGGGAACTCTGATTCAGAACGGCATCGTTGTTACGGCCGACGGCTCCGAAAAAGCAGATGTGTTAGTTGATGGCAGCACGGTGTTGGAGGTGCGAGCTGGCATCGATCCTGCGGGGCATACGGTTGTGGACGCTGCGGGACTCTTTGTTTTGCCGGGCGGCATCGACGCGCATACGCATATGGATATGCCGTTTGGGGGGACGGTCTCTGCGGATGACTTTCTGACCGGCACGCGTGCGGCGGCGATTGGTGGGACGACTACGATCGTCGACTTTGCGATTCAGGCGAAAGGGACGCGGATGCGGGACGCGCTGGACATCTGGATGGGGAAGGCCGACGGCAAGGCCTGTATCGACTACGGGCTGCACATGATTGTGACCGATCTTGGCTCCGATAATGGCAAACAGGGGCTGCACGATATGGACGACATGGTGCGGGAGGGTGTCGCCAGCTTCAAGCTCTTTATGGCTTACCCGAATGTGCTGATGGTGGACGACGGGACGATCTTCAAGGCGTTGCAGCAGACGGCGAAGAATGGCGCGCTGGTGTGTATGCATGCGGAGAATGGGAGTGCGATCGATGTGATCGTGCAGCAGGCGCTTGCGGAGGGAAAGACTGCTCCGGTTTATCACGCGCTGACGCGACCTACGAAGGCTGAGGCGGAGGCGGTGAACCGCTCGATTGCGCTGGCCGAGATGGCTGGAGTGCCGGTGTACATCGTTCATCTCTCGAGCGAAGATGCGCTGAACCAGGTTCGCGAGGCGCGTGATCGCGGAGTTCCGGCGTTTGCAGAGACTTGTCCGCAGTATCTGCTGTTGTCGATCGAAGACCAGATGCCCGGGAAGAGTTTTGAAGAGGCGAAGTATGTTTTTACTCCTCCACTGCGGGAGAAGAAGAATCAGCCGAAGCTTTGGGATGGGCTTGCGACGGACAATCTGCAGGTGGTTTCGACCGATCACTGCCCGTTCTGCTTTGCGGATCAGAAGCAGCTGGGCAAAGATGACTTCAGCAAGATTCCCAATGGTGGGCCGGGCGTGGAGAATCGCATGCAGTTGCTTTATCACTTCGGCGTGAATGCTGGGAAGATTTCGCTGCAGCGTTTCGTCGAGATTACGTCGACCGCGCCGGCGCGCATCTTCGGGATGTATCCGAAGAAAGGGACGATTGCTGCTGGATCGGATGCGGATATTGTGCTGTGGGATCCTGAGGCTGAACACGTTATCTCGGCAGCAACCCACAACATGCGCTGTGATTTTTCGATGTTTGAAGGGTGGAAGGTGAAGGGAAATGCGCGGCAGGTGTACTCGCGTGGGGAGCTTGTTGCCGATGGAGGATGTTATGTGGCGGCGGTAGGCCGTGGCCAGTATCTGCGGCGTGAAGCGAGAGGAGGGGCGTGGCAGTAA
- a CDS encoding NCS1 family nucleobase:cation symporter-1 — protein sequence MAVNTISTRVLDQSAADLAAEHDSRLYNADLAPTTAAQRTWGTYNYIALWFSMSMEVTTYMLASSLIAGGMNWKQAILTILLGNLIVLVPMLLNAHAGAKYGIPFPVFVRASFGTRGANLPAILRAIVACGWFGIQSWLGGQAIAAMLGVLWPQTAQMPLVLWASFLGFWLLNMYVVWRGVESIRFLQSFSAPFMLVMSLTLLFWMLHKAGGFGPMLSAPSRFHTTGSFLRFFFPSLTAMVGYWATLSLNIPDFTRYAKSQDSQIVGQAFGLPVAMALYSFIGIACTSASVTIFGEPVWSPITLLGRFHQPFAALLALVALLIATLNVNIGANVVSPSNDFSNLAPGLISFRTGGLITGFLGLAMMPWKLMSSFGNYIFGWLIGYSGLLGPVAGIMVADYFLIRGTRLDTVSLYRRGGPYEYTRGINPRAIVALVAGVTVALIGLAVPSLRFLYDYAWFVGFLVAASSYYLLMLGYRTASLPMQGAVTQITSQE from the coding sequence GTGGCAGTAAATACGATTTCGACACGAGTTCTCGATCAATCCGCCGCTGATCTCGCGGCGGAACATGACTCGCGCCTCTATAACGCTGATCTCGCACCTACTACCGCTGCGCAACGTACGTGGGGTACCTATAACTACATTGCGCTGTGGTTCTCCATGTCGATGGAGGTGACGACGTATATGCTTGCGTCGTCGCTGATCGCGGGCGGCATGAACTGGAAGCAGGCGATTCTGACGATCCTTCTGGGAAACCTGATCGTGCTGGTGCCGATGCTTCTGAATGCGCACGCGGGCGCGAAGTACGGGATTCCCTTCCCTGTGTTTGTTCGCGCAAGCTTTGGGACGCGGGGAGCTAACCTTCCGGCGATCCTGCGGGCGATTGTGGCTTGCGGATGGTTTGGGATTCAGTCGTGGCTTGGAGGGCAGGCGATTGCGGCGATGCTCGGAGTGCTTTGGCCACAGACTGCGCAGATGCCTTTGGTGCTGTGGGCGAGTTTTCTTGGGTTCTGGTTGCTGAATATGTATGTCGTGTGGCGCGGCGTCGAATCGATACGATTTTTGCAGAGCTTCTCTGCGCCTTTCATGCTGGTGATGTCGCTGACGCTGCTCTTCTGGATGCTGCATAAGGCTGGCGGCTTTGGGCCGATGCTTTCGGCACCGAGCCGCTTCCATACCACGGGGAGTTTTCTTCGTTTCTTTTTTCCTTCGTTGACCGCGATGGTGGGGTACTGGGCGACACTGTCGCTGAATATCCCGGACTTTACTCGTTATGCGAAGTCTCAGGATTCGCAGATCGTGGGACAGGCGTTCGGTCTGCCGGTTGCGATGGCGCTTTACTCGTTTATCGGGATCGCGTGCACTTCGGCCTCTGTCACTATCTTTGGAGAGCCGGTCTGGTCGCCCATCACTTTGTTGGGGCGATTTCATCAGCCCTTTGCGGCTTTGCTGGCCCTGGTTGCTCTTTTGATTGCGACACTGAATGTGAACATCGGCGCGAATGTGGTTTCGCCGTCAAACGACTTTTCAAACCTGGCGCCGGGGCTGATCAGCTTCCGCACCGGTGGGTTGATCACTGGCTTCCTGGGTCTGGCGATGATGCCGTGGAAGCTGATGAGCAGCTTTGGCAACTACATCTTTGGGTGGCTCATCGGATACTCGGGATTGCTGGGACCGGTTGCCGGGATCATGGTCGCGGATTATTTTCTGATTCGTGGGACTCGGCTGGATACGGTGTCGCTGTATCGCCGCGGAGGCCCCTATGAGTACACACGCGGGATTAATCCAAGAGCGATTGTCGCGCTGGTCGCCGGGGTGACTGTTGCATTGATCGGGCTTGCTGTTCCCTCTTTGCGATTTCTCTATGACTACGCGTGGTTCGTCGGCTTTCTTGTTGCGGCGTCCAGCTACTATCTGCTTATGCTGGGATACCGAACGGCGTCTTTGCCGATGCAGGGTGCCGTGACACAGATAACGTCTCAGGAATAG
- a CDS encoding aminotransferase family protein produces MSPIDVVEPKSSNRSAPLTSQQVVDITRQHNYGTWRFQKGWNPMHIMDAEGCYIVDGAGKRYLDFSSQLMCSNLGHKNQAVIDAIARQAQELSYAMPGYATTARAELSQLLLEVLPKGISKFFFTTSGTEANEAAFKIARMYTGKTKIIARYRSYHGSTAGSIAATGDPRRWAMEPGGKGPGILFAPEVHCYKCPIKHTYPGCGIACADYIEHMIRNESDVAAVLVEPIVGTNGVIVPPEEYMPKLRRICDEYGVLLIADEVMTGWGRTGEWFAMNHWGVVPDILVTAKGITSAYVPLGLCATTEKIADFFQDHYFAHGHTYEAHPLTLAPAVATIHEMQRLGLVERARELAPYVEDKLKELKAKHPSIGDVRGKGLFWAVDLVKDRTTKEPFNTYSDKVSGKPLLVDQIAAKILADGVTIQAWVSHFVIAPPLIVTKEQIDFGISVLDKHLAIADAALGA; encoded by the coding sequence ATGAGTCCGATTGATGTCGTTGAGCCTAAGAGCTCCAATAGATCAGCACCCCTTACGAGCCAGCAGGTGGTGGATATTACGCGGCAGCATAACTACGGCACCTGGCGATTTCAAAAGGGCTGGAACCCGATGCACATCATGGACGCCGAGGGCTGCTACATCGTCGACGGTGCGGGTAAGCGGTATCTGGACTTTTCGTCGCAGTTGATGTGCTCGAATCTCGGCCACAAGAATCAGGCTGTTATTGATGCGATTGCGCGGCAGGCCCAGGAGCTGAGCTACGCGATGCCTGGTTATGCCACCACGGCACGTGCGGAGCTGTCTCAGCTTCTGCTTGAAGTTTTGCCTAAGGGCATCAGCAAATTTTTCTTTACTACCTCCGGGACAGAGGCTAACGAGGCGGCGTTCAAGATTGCGCGCATGTACACCGGAAAGACGAAGATCATTGCGCGCTATCGCTCTTATCACGGCTCTACTGCCGGTTCTATCGCTGCTACCGGCGATCCGCGGCGGTGGGCGATGGAGCCGGGCGGCAAGGGACCGGGCATTCTCTTCGCGCCTGAGGTTCACTGTTACAAATGCCCGATCAAGCACACCTATCCGGGGTGCGGGATTGCGTGCGCGGACTACATCGAACATATGATCCGGAATGAGTCGGATGTGGCTGCGGTTCTGGTGGAGCCTATCGTTGGGACGAATGGCGTGATTGTTCCGCCAGAAGAGTACATGCCGAAGCTTCGCCGGATCTGCGATGAATATGGCGTTTTGCTGATCGCGGACGAGGTGATGACGGGGTGGGGGCGCACTGGTGAGTGGTTCGCCATGAATCACTGGGGAGTCGTTCCGGACATTCTGGTTACGGCGAAGGGGATTACTTCGGCTTATGTGCCGCTGGGACTTTGCGCGACGACGGAGAAGATCGCTGACTTTTTTCAGGATCATTACTTCGCCCATGGTCATACGTATGAGGCGCATCCGCTCACGCTAGCTCCTGCGGTCGCCACGATTCATGAGATGCAGCGTCTTGGACTTGTGGAGCGGGCGCGTGAGCTTGCGCCTTATGTTGAAGACAAGCTCAAGGAGTTGAAGGCGAAACATCCCAGTATTGGGGACGTTCGCGGGAAAGGACTCTTCTGGGCGGTTGACCTGGTAAAGGATCGAACCACCAAGGAGCCTTTCAATACTTATTCAGATAAGGTTTCTGGAAAGCCGCTCCTGGTGGACCAGATCGCTGCGAAGATACTTGCGGACGGTGTCACGATTCAGGCTTGGGTCTCGCACTTTGTGATTGCTCCTCCTCTGATTGTGACGAAGGAGCAGATCGATTTTGGGATTTCAGTTCTGGATAAGCATCTTGCTATTGCAGATGCTGCTTTGGGTGCGTGA
- a CDS encoding CoA-acylating methylmalonate-semialdehyde dehydrogenase, whose translation MSATSTLTPPESTARQLREVHHWVNGETMVGVSGRFGDVYNPATGKVQAKVALATSAEVDRAVAAAAAAFPAWSAQPVLRRARVLFRFREIFERRLDEVAALLTSEHGKVFSDAKGEATRGLEVVEFATGIPHLLKGEFTEQVGSDIDSWSMRQPLGVVAGITPFNFPAMVPMWMFPIALACGNTFVLKPSERDPSASLLLAEMLKEAGLPGGVFNVVHGDKTAVDALLAHPTVQAISFVGSTPIAEYVYREATSHGKRVQALGGAKNHMIVMPDADLDQAADALVGAAYGSAGERCMAISVAVTVGNATAEKLIDKIEHRIEGLQMGDGMKPGAELGPLVTKAHLERVTGYLQQGQSEGAELRVDGRNNALTKGEGFFLGACLFDHVKPEMKIYREEIFGPVLGIVRASDFETALKLVNEHEYGNGTSIFTRDGDTARDFAHRVQAGMVGVNVPIPVPMAFHSFGGWKRSLFGDHAVYGPEGVRFYTRLKTITSRWPTGIRKGVDTSMPTLG comes from the coding sequence ATGTCCGCCACATCCACACTGACCCCGCCCGAATCCACTGCCCGCCAACTTCGAGAGGTCCATCACTGGGTAAACGGCGAAACCATGGTGGGAGTCTCCGGACGGTTTGGGGATGTCTACAACCCCGCCACCGGTAAGGTCCAGGCGAAGGTAGCCCTCGCAACCAGCGCGGAAGTGGACCGGGCCGTAGCCGCCGCCGCAGCAGCATTTCCAGCATGGTCGGCGCAACCGGTGCTTCGGAGAGCTCGCGTACTCTTTCGCTTTCGTGAAATCTTCGAGCGCCGTCTCGACGAGGTGGCCGCCTTACTTACCAGCGAGCACGGCAAGGTCTTCTCCGATGCGAAAGGCGAGGCAACCCGCGGCCTCGAAGTCGTCGAGTTTGCCACCGGCATCCCCCATCTACTCAAAGGTGAGTTCACCGAACAGGTAGGCTCTGACATCGATAGCTGGTCCATGCGCCAACCCCTCGGCGTCGTAGCCGGCATCACCCCCTTCAACTTCCCGGCCATGGTGCCCATGTGGATGTTCCCCATCGCCCTCGCATGCGGCAACACCTTCGTTCTCAAGCCGAGCGAGCGCGACCCCAGCGCATCGCTGCTCCTGGCCGAGATGCTCAAAGAAGCCGGCCTGCCCGGCGGAGTCTTCAACGTTGTCCACGGCGACAAGACCGCTGTCGACGCGCTCCTCGCCCACCCAACCGTACAGGCGATAAGCTTCGTAGGCTCCACCCCAATCGCCGAGTACGTCTACCGCGAAGCAACCAGCCACGGCAAACGCGTACAGGCTCTCGGCGGCGCCAAGAATCACATGATCGTCATGCCCGACGCGGACCTCGATCAAGCCGCCGATGCGCTCGTCGGCGCAGCCTACGGATCCGCAGGCGAGCGTTGCATGGCCATCTCAGTCGCCGTCACAGTAGGCAACGCCACCGCCGAAAAATTGATAGACAAAATCGAGCATCGCATCGAAGGCCTGCAGATGGGCGACGGCATGAAGCCAGGCGCAGAACTTGGCCCTCTCGTTACAAAGGCTCATCTCGAACGAGTCACCGGCTATCTGCAGCAAGGTCAATCCGAGGGTGCAGAACTACGAGTCGATGGACGCAACAACGCTCTCACCAAAGGGGAGGGCTTCTTCCTTGGCGCCTGCCTGTTCGATCATGTCAAGCCGGAGATGAAGATCTATCGCGAGGAGATCTTCGGTCCCGTGCTGGGCATCGTACGAGCCAGCGACTTTGAAACAGCGCTGAAGCTGGTCAACGAGCACGAGTACGGCAACGGCACCTCCATCTTCACGCGTGATGGCGACACTGCACGAGACTTCGCGCACAGAGTCCAGGCCGGCATGGTAGGGGTCAATGTGCCTATTCCCGTGCCAATGGCATTCCACAGCTTCGGCGGATGGAAGCGTTCTCTCTTCGGCGATCACGCCGTCTACGGACCCGAAGGCGTGCGTTTCTACACGAGACTGAAGACCATCACCTCACGCTGGCCCACAGGCATTCGAAAAGGAGTAGACACCTCCATGCCAACGCTAGGCTAG
- a CDS encoding RNA polymerase sigma factor translates to MQFFAFDAAYLERLRSGDARTEEHFVRYFGELIHLKLRSRLNSREAIEDVRQETFVRVLVLVRSADGLREPDRLGAFVNSVCNHVLLEYYRSRNKTESFLNNDTVATLVNHEPSALSLLETKDAQRIVRQILKELTDRDRQLLQSVLLDERDKDEVCAEFGITREYLRVLVHRAKQSFKTFYISRLGASRMN, encoded by the coding sequence TTGCAATTTTTTGCGTTCGACGCGGCGTATCTTGAGAGACTCCGATCTGGAGACGCCCGCACTGAGGAGCACTTTGTCAGGTATTTCGGGGAGCTGATCCACCTTAAGCTGCGTTCGCGACTGAACTCCAGAGAAGCAATCGAAGACGTCAGACAGGAGACTTTTGTGCGGGTGTTGGTTCTGGTTCGCTCGGCCGATGGCCTGAGGGAGCCGGATCGCCTGGGGGCATTTGTCAATTCAGTTTGTAACCATGTGTTGCTGGAGTACTACCGGTCCAGGAATAAGACCGAGTCCTTCCTCAACAACGATACGGTGGCAACCCTGGTGAACCACGAGCCGAGCGCTCTGAGTCTTCTGGAGACGAAGGATGCGCAGCGAATCGTTCGTCAGATTTTGAAGGAGTTGACCGACCGGGATCGGCAGTTGCTGCAATCGGTGCTGCTGGATGAGCGCGATAAAGATGAGGTGTGCGCTGAATTCGGCATAACCCGGGAGTATCTCAGGGTGTTGGTCCATCGCGCGAAGCAGTCGTTCAAGACTTTTTACATAAGCCGCCTGGGCGCGAGCAGGATGAACTAG
- a CDS encoding MliC family protein, giving the protein MSASLKKVLAGVAVLACSAFARATDVTIHLSGSEPMSRSMMKYRCDAQGSKMGLPAGVFSVEYINGAGNSLAIVPVAGHSLIFANVTSGSGARYAAGSYIWWEAGGRGVTFSSDSIAGNMTSECHRAE; this is encoded by the coding sequence ATGAGTGCATCATTGAAGAAGGTTCTAGCTGGTGTGGCTGTTCTTGCCTGCAGCGCTTTTGCGAGAGCGACTGACGTGACGATCCACCTGAGCGGCTCGGAGCCGATGTCGCGGAGCATGATGAAGTACCGGTGTGACGCCCAGGGAAGCAAGATGGGACTGCCTGCTGGAGTCTTTTCGGTTGAATATATAAACGGAGCAGGTAACAGCCTTGCGATTGTTCCCGTCGCTGGGCATTCGCTGATCTTTGCAAATGTGACTTCGGGGTCGGGAGCGCGATACGCGGCCGGAAGCTATATCTGGTGGGAGGCGGGAGGCCGGGGGGTTACTTTTTCGTCGGACTCTATCGCGGGGAATATGACCTCTGAATGTCATCGTGCTGAGTGA
- a CDS encoding MFS transporter, which produces MRFEEIEAAAASSETGAPGWRFAVAAGILGWILDAFDFFVVVFLISELMGKFHVGKAAIVWSMTLTLAMRPIGALFFGALADRFGRKKPLIACVLYFSAVTVLSGLAPTYWIFMAMRLLYGLGMGGYWGIGASYAMESAPRHRRGVLSGLMQGGYPFGYLMAAIGMQTIAPRFGWQTMFFVGVGVTLVIVVLAAVAPESAAWRLHRTPSLGKIFGTLFQHLGVFGYLLLLMAAITCLSHGTQDLYPDFLKTLPWMNGVTVLGMKATFGIPVIYNVGAIIGAVVVGAMSERIGRRYAVMAALGVCLLAMPMWAFGGSVLAIVVGSYLMQSGVQGAFGVIPAHLNELAPDAIRGLFPGFVYQLGVLFASPVLPLQNLLRSRFGYPWALCSFETLVIVSLLLIFWFGPEKRGRSFVTGQRVDTIEEIPARDIAALK; this is translated from the coding sequence ATGCGCTTTGAAGAGATCGAAGCAGCTGCTGCAAGCTCCGAGACCGGCGCTCCAGGATGGAGGTTTGCCGTGGCAGCAGGCATCCTGGGTTGGATTCTCGACGCCTTCGATTTTTTTGTCGTCGTCTTTCTGATATCGGAGCTAATGGGAAAATTTCACGTGGGGAAGGCCGCGATTGTGTGGAGCATGACACTGACGCTGGCCATGCGACCGATTGGAGCGCTGTTCTTTGGAGCCCTGGCTGACAGGTTTGGACGTAAGAAGCCGCTGATTGCATGCGTTCTGTACTTCTCTGCGGTTACCGTACTGAGCGGGCTTGCGCCGACCTATTGGATATTTATGGCGATGAGGCTGTTATACGGTCTCGGGATGGGTGGTTATTGGGGCATTGGCGCCTCCTATGCGATGGAGAGCGCGCCCCGGCACAGGCGCGGCGTTCTCTCTGGCCTGATGCAGGGCGGTTATCCCTTTGGGTATCTCATGGCAGCGATCGGAATGCAGACGATCGCGCCGAGGTTCGGCTGGCAGACGATGTTCTTCGTCGGGGTTGGGGTCACACTTGTTATTGTTGTGCTGGCTGCGGTGGCGCCTGAATCGGCAGCGTGGCGGTTGCACCGAACGCCATCTCTCGGAAAGATATTTGGAACGCTGTTTCAGCATTTAGGCGTCTTCGGATACCTTTTGCTGTTGATGGCGGCGATCACGTGCCTCTCTCACGGGACTCAGGATCTTTATCCCGACTTCCTGAAGACGCTGCCATGGATGAACGGTGTCACCGTACTGGGAATGAAAGCTACATTTGGGATTCCGGTGATCTACAACGTTGGGGCGATCATCGGGGCCGTTGTAGTGGGGGCGATGTCGGAGAGAATTGGGCGGCGGTATGCCGTGATGGCTGCGCTTGGAGTGTGTCTGCTGGCGATGCCGATGTGGGCGTTTGGCGGCTCGGTGCTGGCGATTGTGGTTGGATCTTACCTGATGCAGAGCGGCGTGCAGGGGGCGTTTGGCGTGATTCCGGCGCACTTGAACGAGTTGGCTCCGGATGCGATTCGCGGGCTGTTTCCCGGGTTTGTGTATCAACTCGGTGTATTGTTTGCTTCGCCGGTGCTGCCGCTGCAGAACCTGCTGCGGAGCAGATTTGGCTATCCCTGGGCGTTATGTTCTTTTGAGACGCTGGTGATCGTTTCGCTGCTTCTGATCTTCTGGTTTGGTCCGGAAAAGCGAGGCAGAAGCTTTGTGACGGGCCAGCGGGTAGACACGATCGAGGAGATACCCGCGCGGGATATCGCTGCTTTGAAATAA
- a CDS encoding sensor histidine kinase has translation MNQSIEQTTTGTATQAVSASDVTPFVNKMPADLPQRASGGVFRFVRRILDESIILPGFRTQGGTSLTIEQSLSGFLENFSPAGPRCQIWVTGKPQSLTPAILEQINLIAREALANAFLHSDATQIEAEVEYSTRGLRLIVRDNGRGMDRIVRQGKDSHWGLSGMRERAKSIGAQLRIWSRSGAGTEVEIYVPGHIVASACA, from the coding sequence ATGAATCAAAGCATTGAACAGACCACGACTGGGACGGCCACCCAAGCCGTCTCCGCATCTGATGTAACTCCGTTCGTAAATAAGATGCCCGCGGATCTGCCCCAGCGCGCCAGTGGAGGAGTTTTTCGCTTTGTTCGTCGAATTCTTGACGAGAGCATCATCTTGCCCGGCTTTCGTACCCAAGGGGGCACATCTTTGACTATCGAACAGTCTCTCTCCGGATTCCTCGAAAACTTCTCCCCAGCCGGGCCACGATGTCAGATCTGGGTGACGGGAAAGCCGCAGTCTTTAACCCCCGCGATTCTCGAGCAGATCAATTTGATTGCGCGTGAGGCCCTGGCCAACGCGTTCCTGCACTCTGACGCGACGCAGATCGAAGCTGAAGTCGAATACTCGACACGCGGACTGCGACTGATCGTGCGCGACAATGGGCGAGGAATGGACCGCATTGTGCGTCAGGGAAAGGACTCGCACTGGGGCCTCTCTGGAATGCGTGAGAGAGCCAAATCAATCGGCGCGCAGCTCAGAATATGGAGCAGGTCCGGAGCCGGCACGGAGGTCGAAATTTATGTGCCGGGTCACATCGTCGCCAGCGCCTGTGCCTGA